One genomic region from Opisthocomus hoazin isolate bOpiHoa1 chromosome Z, bOpiHoa1.hap1, whole genome shotgun sequence encodes:
- the ATP5F1A gene encoding ATP synthase F(1) complex subunit alpha, mitochondrial, producing MLSARLAAALARSLPRQAGLISRNTLGAAFVATRNIHASKTSFQKTGTAEVSSILEERILGADTSAELEETGRVLSIGDGIARVYGLRNVQAEEMVEFSSGLKGMSLNLEPDNVGVVVFGNDRLIKEGDVVKRTGAIVDVPVGEELLGRVVDALGNPIDGKGPITSKTRRRVGLKAPGIIPRISVREPMQTGIKAVDSLVPIGRGQRELIIGDRQTGKTSIAIDTIINQKRFNDGTDEKKKLYCIYVAIGQKRSTVAQLVKRLTDADAMKYTIVVSATASDAAPLQYLAPYSGCSMGEYFRDNGKHALIIYDDLSKQAVAYRQMSLLLRRPPGREAYPGDVFYLHSRLLERAAKMNDSFGGGSLTALPVIETQAGDVSAYIPTNVISITDGQIFLETELFYKGIRPAINVGLSVSRVGSAAQTRAMKQVAGTMKLELAQYREVAAFAQFGSDLDAATQQLLNRGVRLTELLKQGQYVPMAIEEQVAVIYAGVRGHLDKLEPSKITKFESAFLAHVLSQHQALLSTIRTEGKISDQTEAKLKEIVTSFLSTFEA from the exons atgctCTCCGCCCGTCTGGCTGCCGCCCTCGCCCGCTCCCTGCCGCGGCAGGCCGGCCTG ATTTCCAGAAACACCCTTGGCGCGGCATTTGTTGCTACAAGAAACATCCATGCTTCCAAAACAAGCTTTCAGAAAACTG GCACTGCTGAGGTATCCTCTATTCTTGAGGAGCGTATTTTGGGAGCTGACACCTCTGCGGAACTTGAGGAGACTGGCCGTGTGCTCTCGATTGGTGATGGTATTGCCCGTGTGTACGGCCTGAGAAATGTCCAGGCAGAAGAAATGGTTGAATTCTCTTCTGGTCTGAAG GGTATGTCCTTGAATTTGGAGCCGGACAACGTTGGTGTTGTCGTGTTTGGTAACGACAGACTGATCAAGGAAGGGGATGTTGTGAAGAGGACTGGTGCCATTGTGGATGTGCCAGttggggaagagctgctgggccGCGTTGTAGATGCCCTGGGCAATCCAATTGATGGGAAG GGTCCTATTACATCTAAGACACGTAGGAGAGTTGGCTTGAAGGCCCCTGGGATCATTCCCAGAATCTCTGTGCGTGAACCTATGCAGACTGGTATTAAGGCTGTGGACAGCTTGGTGCCAATTGGTCGTGGCCAGCGTGAGCTGATCATCGGTGACAGGCAGACTGG GAAAACTTCAATTGCCATTGACACAATAATCAACCAGAAACGATTTAATGATGGAACAGATGAGAAAAAGAAGCTGTACTGCATCTATGTTGCAATTGGCCAGAAGAGGTCGACTGTTGCTCAGCTGGTGAAGAGGCTGACTGACGCAG ATGCCATGAAGTACACTATTGTGGTGTCTGCCACAGCATCCGATGCTGCACCCCTGCAGTATCTGGCTCCCTATTCAGGCTGCTCCATGGGGGAGTACTTCAGAGACAACGGAAAACATGCATTAATCATCTATGATGACTTATCCAAACAG GCTGTTGCCTATCGTCAGATGTCTCTGCTGCTGCGGCGCCCTCCCGGTCGTGAAGCCTACCCGGGTGACGTGTTCTACCTGCACTCCCGCCTGCTGGAGAGAGCAGCCAAAATGAACGATTCCTTTGGGGGTGGCTCTCTGACCGCCTTGCCTGTCATTGAAACGCAGGCTGGTGATGTGTCTGCTTACATTCCAACCAATGTCATCTCCATCACTGATGGGCAG ATCTTCTTGGAAACGGAGTTGTTCTACAAAGGTATCCGTCCAGCCATCAATGTTGGTCTGTCTGTGTCCCGGGTAGGTTCTGCTGCTCAGACCAGGGCTATGAAGCAG GTGGCGGGTACCATGAAGCTGGAGCTGGCTCAGTATCGTGAAGTAGCTGCCTTCGCTCAGTTTGGGTCTGATCTGGATGCTGCCACACAACAGCTGCTGAACCGCGGTGTACGTCTGACAGAGCTTCTCAAACAGGGACAGTATG ttcCCATGGCTATTGAGGAACAGGTTGCAGTCATCTATGCTGGTGTAAGAGGTCACTTGGACAAGCTGGAGCCCAGCAAAATCACTAAATTTGAGAGTGCTTTCCTAGCTCACGTACTGAGCCAGCACCAGGCCCTCCTCTCCACAATCAG GACCGAAGGGAAGATCTCTGACCAGACAGAAGCTAAGTTGAAGGAGATAGTTACAAGTTTCCTGTCTACTTTTGAGGCATAA